In the Brucella anthropi ATCC 49188 genome, one interval contains:
- a CDS encoding quinone-dependent dihydroorotate dehydrogenase: MSGLFETLGRRALFAFDAEQAHGLSIAGLKTGLVTCGAPNDPALSVKVAGLQFPNPLGMAAGYDKNAEVPDALLKLGFGFTEIGTITPRPQSGNPRPRIFRLVEDRAVINRLGFNNEGHDAAFKRLSQRAGKSGIVGVNIGANKDAEDRIADYVAGIRRFYQLARYFTVNISSPNTPGLRNLQARDSLRELLSRVLEARNEEGKMCTLKRPVFLKIAPDLANEELDDIAAEATEQKLDGIIISNTTLSRAGLKSAENRDETGGLSGAPLFDRSTIVLARMRERVGPDMPLIGVGGVDSAETALTKIKAGADLVQLYTGLIYRGPNLPAEIVRGLSAAVKREGVTNIAALRDRDTKDWARRELSA; encoded by the coding sequence ATGAGCGGGCTTTTTGAAACTCTCGGGCGACGTGCCCTCTTTGCCTTTGATGCGGAACAGGCACACGGCCTTTCCATCGCTGGCCTGAAGACAGGTCTTGTCACCTGCGGCGCGCCAAACGATCCGGCTCTTTCCGTCAAGGTTGCCGGCCTGCAGTTTCCAAATCCGCTCGGCATGGCGGCGGGTTATGACAAGAACGCCGAAGTCCCGGATGCATTGCTGAAACTGGGCTTCGGCTTCACCGAAATCGGCACCATCACACCGCGCCCTCAAAGCGGCAATCCACGCCCGCGCATTTTCCGCCTCGTTGAAGATAGAGCGGTTATCAATCGTCTTGGCTTCAACAATGAAGGCCATGATGCGGCGTTTAAACGCCTGTCGCAACGTGCAGGCAAGAGCGGTATCGTGGGCGTCAATATCGGTGCCAACAAGGATGCCGAAGACCGCATCGCCGATTATGTTGCCGGTATTCGCCGCTTCTATCAGCTGGCACGTTATTTCACGGTCAACATCTCTTCGCCCAACACTCCCGGTCTGCGCAATCTTCAGGCTCGCGACAGCCTGCGTGAATTGTTGAGCCGGGTACTGGAAGCCCGAAACGAAGAAGGCAAGATGTGCACGCTGAAGCGTCCGGTTTTCCTCAAGATCGCGCCGGATCTGGCCAATGAAGAACTGGACGATATAGCCGCCGAGGCAACCGAACAGAAGCTGGACGGCATCATCATATCCAATACGACACTTTCACGCGCCGGACTTAAAAGCGCAGAAAATCGTGATGAAACAGGTGGGCTTTCCGGTGCCCCACTTTTCGACCGTTCCACCATCGTCCTTGCCCGGATGCGCGAGCGCGTCGGTCCTGACATGCCGCTGATCGGTGTCGGCGGTGTAGATAGCGCCGAGACAGCGCTGACGAAGATCAAGGCAGGCGCCGATCTCGTCCAGCTTTATACGGGCCTGATCTATCGCGGCCCGAACCTGCCTGCTGAAATCGTGCGCGGCCTGTCCGCCGCTGTAAAACGTGAGGGCGTTACCAACATCGCCGCACTGCGCGACCGGGACACCAAAGACTGGGCCCGGCGCGAACTGTCTGCATGA
- a CDS encoding DUF952 domain-containing protein: protein MTNEIIYKIAPRDLWAQAEQAGSFTGAPVDIADGYIHFSTATQVRETAAKHFAGQQDLLLISVNASALGAALKFEVSRGGALFPHLYGELPLAAVLKVEPLPLGDDGLHIFPELED, encoded by the coding sequence ATGACCAATGAGATCATCTATAAGATCGCTCCACGCGACCTTTGGGCACAAGCAGAACAGGCTGGTAGTTTTACCGGGGCTCCGGTTGATATTGCCGACGGCTATATCCATTTCTCTACTGCAACACAGGTGCGGGAAACAGCAGCCAAGCATTTTGCGGGCCAACAGGATTTGCTTCTGATCAGTGTGAACGCTTCCGCGCTTGGAGCAGCATTGAAATTTGAAGTTTCACGCGGCGGAGCCCTGTTTCCTCATCTTTACGGCGAGCTGCCGCTTGCAGCTGTTTTGAAGGTTGAACCCTTGCCACTGGGCGATGATGGTCTTCACATTTTTCCGGAGCTGGAAGATTAA
- the pip gene encoding prolyl aminopeptidase yields MTRNTLYPEIQPFKEEMLQVSPLHRIHVEQCGNPDGKPVIMIHGGPGGGITPTMRRLHDPERYRIILFDQRGCGRSTPHAELRENTTWDLVADMEHIRAHLGIEKWQVFGGSWGSTLGLAYAQSHPDRVAELVLRGIFMIRRFEVDWMYSNGASILFPDHFEAYQEHIPEAERGDMIAAYYKRLTDRDPQVQLEAARRWARWEGSVISLMPDPARVNAFGEDQYAIAFARIECHYFQNRGFLDSDDQLLRNVDRIRHIPGVIVHGRYDVCTPFINAWQLKKMWPEADLRTVEDAGHAVTEPGITHELIEATKRFAQ; encoded by the coding sequence ATGACGCGCAATACGCTTTATCCAGAAATCCAACCGTTCAAGGAAGAGATGCTTCAGGTTTCTCCGCTGCATCGAATCCATGTCGAGCAATGCGGTAACCCGGACGGCAAGCCGGTCATCATGATCCATGGCGGCCCCGGCGGCGGCATCACACCGACCATGCGCCGTCTGCACGACCCGGAGCGCTATCGCATCATCCTGTTCGACCAGCGCGGATGCGGCCGTTCGACCCCGCATGCGGAACTGCGTGAAAACACGACATGGGACCTTGTGGCGGATATGGAACATATTCGCGCGCATCTCGGCATCGAGAAGTGGCAGGTCTTCGGCGGCTCCTGGGGATCGACCCTTGGCCTTGCCTATGCGCAATCCCATCCGGATCGCGTGGCCGAGCTTGTTCTGCGCGGCATCTTCATGATCCGTCGTTTTGAAGTCGACTGGATGTATTCCAACGGCGCAAGCATTCTATTTCCGGACCATTTCGAGGCTTATCAGGAGCATATCCCGGAAGCCGAGCGCGGCGATATGATCGCCGCTTATTACAAGCGCCTGACTGATCGTGACCCGCAGGTGCAGCTTGAAGCAGCGCGACGTTGGGCGCGCTGGGAAGGCTCGGTCATTTCACTTATGCCCGACCCGGCCCGCGTCAATGCCTTCGGTGAAGACCAATACGCCATCGCTTTTGCGCGTATCGAATGCCACTATTTCCAGAACCGCGGCTTCCTCGATTCCGATGACCAGCTTCTGCGCAATGTCGATCGCATCCGGCATATTCCTGGTGTGATCGTGCATGGCCGCTATGATGTCTGCACGCCGTTTATCAATGCCTGGCAGTTGAAGAAGATGTGGCCCGAAGCCGATCTCAGAACCGTCGAGGATGCAGGGCACGCCGTCACAGAGCCCGGCATCACCCATGAACTGATCGAAGCGACAAAGCGTTTCGCTCAATAG
- a CDS encoding response regulator transcription factor — protein sequence MHFIIADDHPLFRGALRQVLSGQSQSVEIIEVGDFDAVKKLVGEREDIDLLLLDLTMPGGTGLSGLVTLKALQPALPVIIVSATDDAATIRHAVELGASGFISKSASMETIGEAVRAVLAGDIWTPADIELDHPHDPEIEALIARLRTLTPQQTRVLTMLAEGLLNKQIAYELGVSEATVKAHVSAVLQKLGVDSRTQAVILLSRIGNDALSTD from the coding sequence ATGCATTTCATCATTGCTGACGATCACCCGCTTTTCCGGGGCGCACTCAGGCAGGTCCTTTCGGGACAGTCGCAGAGTGTTGAAATCATCGAAGTCGGCGATTTTGACGCCGTCAAGAAACTGGTCGGGGAACGAGAAGATATAGATCTTCTCTTGTTGGATTTGACGATGCCGGGAGGAACCGGGCTTTCCGGTCTGGTGACGTTGAAGGCCTTGCAACCGGCGCTTCCGGTTATCATCGTCTCGGCGACTGACGATGCTGCCACGATCCGTCATGCTGTCGAGCTCGGCGCTTCCGGTTTCATCTCGAAATCCGCCAGCATGGAGACCATTGGCGAGGCCGTGCGTGCCGTTCTGGCTGGCGATATCTGGACACCTGCCGATATTGAGCTGGATCATCCGCACGACCCTGAAATTGAGGCTCTCATTGCGCGACTGCGCACATTGACACCGCAGCAGACACGTGTGTTGACCATGCTTGCCGAGGGTCTTCTGAACAAGCAGATTGCCTATGAGCTTGGCGTGTCGGAAGCCACGGTCAAGGCGCATGTTTCGGCGGTGCTGCAGAAACTTGGGGTCGACAGCCGCACGCAGGCGGTCATTCTTCTGTCACGCATCGGTAATGATGCCCTGAGCACGGATTGA
- a CDS encoding PAS domain-containing hybrid sensor histidine kinase/response regulator: MQGWGIIGAAFLYLLLLFAVASIGDRRTSRWNSAPRPYIYALSLAVYCTSWTFFGSVGLSAQRGLEFLGIYIGPILVFTLGNRLLRHIVRLAKSEHITSIADFLAARYGKSFGVASLATCIAAVGSIPYIALQLKAVSGSVGLVMEHYGSAVDPSVFIFGDISLPVAAVLAVFAILFGTRHTDATEHQNGLILAVALESVIKLCAFLTVGFACTFFLFGAPSQLINQISQSPEALEAFHYQTSIGTWIVQSALSAAAIIMLPRQFHVTVVESRSEKELRTASWLFPLYLVLINIFVFPIALIGVMTLGGNVSGDLYVLALPLAAGAHWLALVAFLGGLSAATAMVIVACVALSIMISNHLVLPLFIRRLAKQHAAEQRDLTKVILNTRRLTIIGILAFAFAYYRFTSNNIHLASIGFVSFAAIAQFVPAFIGGLFWRNANGRGAMLGLSAGFLVWAYTLLLPTMAPENAAILRDGFLGFTALRPEALFGTNALPLTNGVMWSLAANTLFYILGSLSRTSTPLERIQASIFLPRYFIGTPTLKRFRTTVTVAELKATMARYLGAERVERAFLRFEGREQRRLDPGMTVDTPLIRHAEQLLGTAVGSASARLVLSLLLQKSDASGRDARQLLDDASTALQQNRNLLQTALDQMEQGITVLDKDLRLTFWNRQFRKLFDLPDEVMQVGIPVSEIVEQLHSRGDISFNAQNGVIRSLAAVRQPWRIDMKSTGKVLEIQSNPMPDGGIVATYTDITAAVEADVTRQKAAEMLEQRVADRTAELTRVNQQLAKAQTAAEEANQGKTRFLAAAGHDILQPLNAARLYSTALAEKLGRSETSEFARNIDSSLEAVEAILGMVLDISRLDTGSLKPDLSVFHLDKLMSQIATDFTPLAAAKGLKLRVVPSSIVVKTDRNMLRRLIQNLVSNSIKYSRKGGILLGVRRRGSFVELQVFDTGIGIPSQKLKLVFREFTRLDEGMREAEGLGLGLSIVDRIARLLSLPLSLSSTPDKGTMFTLRIPVSQEKVPADDVKSRRGLQKALELTGLDVLCIDNDASILSGMETLLRGWGCHVTTLRSGAALKNYCADHSTPPDVIVADYHLLHENGLDMIGFARETFQVEIPAVLLTADRSKEVRQRAEDENVTVLHKPLRPAALRSLLSHFYHARQDNRSAQNAAQ, encoded by the coding sequence ATGCAGGGCTGGGGTATTATTGGCGCCGCCTTTCTATATTTGCTGCTGCTTTTTGCAGTTGCCAGCATCGGCGACCGGCGCACGTCGCGCTGGAACAGTGCTCCGCGCCCCTACATCTATGCGCTCAGTCTGGCCGTTTACTGCACCTCTTGGACCTTCTTCGGCTCTGTCGGCTTATCGGCTCAGCGCGGTCTTGAGTTCCTTGGAATCTATATCGGCCCCATTCTCGTCTTTACGCTCGGCAACCGGCTGCTGCGGCATATCGTGCGACTGGCGAAATCCGAGCACATCACGTCAATTGCTGATTTTCTCGCTGCCCGCTACGGCAAGAGCTTCGGTGTAGCCTCTCTTGCGACCTGCATCGCAGCCGTCGGCTCGATCCCCTATATCGCGCTGCAGCTCAAAGCCGTTTCTGGCAGTGTCGGTCTTGTCATGGAGCATTACGGATCAGCCGTCGATCCGTCGGTATTCATATTCGGTGACATCTCCCTCCCCGTTGCCGCTGTGCTCGCTGTCTTTGCGATCCTCTTCGGCACCCGCCATACCGACGCCACGGAACATCAGAACGGCCTTATTTTGGCTGTGGCTCTGGAATCCGTCATCAAGCTTTGCGCCTTCCTGACCGTTGGCTTTGCCTGCACCTTCTTTCTGTTCGGCGCCCCATCGCAACTGATCAATCAGATATCCCAATCACCAGAAGCGCTGGAAGCGTTCCACTATCAGACATCCATCGGCACATGGATCGTACAAAGCGCACTTAGTGCCGCCGCCATCATCATGCTGCCGCGACAATTCCATGTGACCGTGGTGGAAAGCCGGAGTGAAAAGGAACTGCGAACAGCCTCCTGGCTCTTCCCGCTTTATCTGGTCCTCATCAATATCTTCGTCTTTCCCATCGCGCTGATTGGCGTGATGACGCTCGGAGGCAATGTCAGCGGAGATTTGTACGTTCTGGCTTTGCCGCTGGCGGCAGGCGCTCATTGGCTCGCACTGGTGGCTTTTCTCGGCGGATTGTCAGCGGCAACGGCGATGGTCATCGTCGCCTGCGTTGCGCTTTCGATCATGATCTCCAACCATCTGGTGCTGCCGCTCTTCATCCGGCGTCTCGCGAAGCAACATGCCGCCGAACAGCGCGACCTGACCAAAGTCATTCTGAACACACGCCGCCTCACCATTATCGGCATTCTGGCATTCGCATTCGCCTATTATCGGTTTACCTCCAACAACATCCATCTTGCCTCGATCGGCTTCGTTTCCTTTGCTGCAATTGCCCAGTTTGTTCCGGCTTTCATCGGCGGGTTGTTCTGGCGCAATGCGAATGGGCGCGGTGCCATGCTGGGACTGTCAGCAGGATTTCTGGTTTGGGCCTACACACTGCTACTGCCAACGATGGCGCCGGAAAATGCTGCTATTCTGCGCGACGGCTTCCTTGGCTTTACGGCGCTACGTCCCGAAGCGCTTTTCGGAACCAACGCTCTCCCGCTGACCAATGGCGTGATGTGGAGCCTTGCAGCCAATACGCTCTTCTACATCCTTGGTTCCCTTTCACGAACCTCGACACCGCTCGAACGCATTCAGGCAAGCATCTTCCTGCCGCGTTATTTCATCGGCACGCCGACGCTCAAGCGCTTCCGCACAACCGTCACTGTTGCCGAACTGAAAGCCACCATGGCGCGCTATCTCGGTGCGGAACGTGTCGAGCGCGCCTTTCTGCGCTTTGAAGGAAGGGAACAGAGGCGGCTTGATCCGGGCATGACTGTCGACACACCGCTCATCCGTCATGCGGAGCAGCTGCTCGGCACAGCCGTCGGCTCGGCATCGGCGCGCCTTGTACTGTCACTGCTTTTGCAGAAGAGCGATGCATCAGGACGTGACGCGCGACAGCTCCTTGACGATGCTTCGACCGCCTTGCAGCAAAACCGCAATCTGCTGCAAACGGCCCTCGATCAGATGGAACAGGGAATTACCGTTTTAGACAAGGATCTGAGGCTGACTTTCTGGAACCGGCAGTTCCGCAAGCTTTTCGATCTCCCAGATGAAGTGATGCAGGTCGGGATACCCGTTTCGGAAATCGTGGAACAGCTGCACAGCCGCGGCGATATATCGTTCAACGCGCAGAACGGGGTCATCCGCTCGCTCGCAGCTGTGCGCCAGCCATGGCGCATCGACATGAAATCGACGGGCAAGGTGCTGGAAATTCAATCCAACCCGATGCCGGATGGCGGAATTGTCGCGACATATACCGATATCACGGCAGCAGTCGAAGCCGACGTCACGCGCCAGAAGGCAGCGGAAATGCTGGAGCAGCGCGTGGCGGATCGCACGGCAGAACTGACCCGCGTCAACCAGCAGCTCGCCAAGGCCCAGACGGCAGCAGAAGAGGCCAATCAGGGAAAGACACGCTTTCTGGCAGCAGCCGGTCATGACATTCTGCAACCTCTCAACGCAGCGCGATTGTATAGTACGGCGCTTGCCGAAAAACTCGGACGCTCCGAAACGAGCGAATTCGCACGTAATATCGATTCCTCGCTGGAGGCCGTGGAAGCCATTCTGGGTATGGTGCTGGATATTTCCCGACTGGACACCGGGTCACTCAAGCCTGACCTCTCGGTGTTTCACCTCGACAAGCTGATGAGCCAGATTGCTACCGATTTTACGCCTCTTGCAGCCGCCAAAGGGCTGAAGTTGCGCGTTGTGCCGTCGAGCATCGTTGTCAAAACGGACCGCAATATGCTTCGCCGCCTGATCCAGAACCTTGTTTCCAACTCGATCAAATATAGCCGCAAGGGTGGTATTCTGCTCGGCGTTCGGCGTCGTGGCTCCTTTGTGGAGTTGCAGGTGTTCGATACCGGCATCGGCATTCCATCGCAAAAGCTGAAACTTGTCTTCCGGGAGTTCACGCGACTGGATGAGGGCATGCGGGAAGCGGAAGGGCTTGGCCTCGGCCTTTCCATTGTCGACCGCATCGCAAGGCTGCTGTCGCTGCCGCTATCCCTGTCTTCGACGCCCGATAAGGGAACCATGTTCACCCTGCGCATTCCTGTCTCACAGGAAAAAGTGCCCGCTGATGACGTGAAGAGCCGCCGCGGCCTGCAGAAAGCGCTGGAACTGACCGGGCTCGATGTTCTCTGCATCGATAATGACGCCAGCATCCTTTCCGGGATGGAAACGCTGCTTCGCGGGTGGGGATGCCATGTAACGACGTTGCGCAGTGGAGCAGCGTTGAAGAACTATTGTGCCGACCACTCCACACCGCCCGATGTGATCGTCGCAGATTATCATCTTCTACACGAAAACGGCCTCGATATGATCGGCTTTGCGCGCGAGACGTTTCAGGTGGAAATACCCGCCGTCCTGCTGACAGCCGATCGTTCCAAGGAAGTCCGCCAGCGCGCTGAAGACGAGAACGTCACGGTTTTGCACAAGCCACTTCGGCCCGCCGCATTGCGTTCCCTTCTATCGCATTTTTATCATGCGAGGCAGGATAATAGGTCAGCGCAGAACGCCGCTCAGTAG
- the mscL gene encoding large conductance mechanosensitive channel protein MscL encodes MLKEFKEFALKGNMVDLAIGVIIGGAFGGLVNSIVNDIIMPIIGLITGGIDFSNMFIQLAGEPRATLAAAREAGATIAYGNFVTLLINFLIIAWVLFLVVKGMNRMKKKEEAKPEPEAPREEVLLTEIRDLLAKQKA; translated from the coding sequence ATGCTAAAGGAATTCAAGGAGTTCGCCCTGAAGGGCAATATGGTCGATCTGGCCATCGGTGTCATTATTGGCGGGGCGTTCGGCGGCCTCGTCAATTCCATCGTCAACGATATCATCATGCCGATCATCGGTCTGATCACTGGCGGTATCGATTTTTCGAATATGTTCATACAGCTGGCAGGTGAACCCAGGGCCACACTGGCAGCTGCCCGTGAAGCCGGTGCGACTATTGCCTACGGCAATTTCGTCACGCTTCTCATCAACTTCCTGATCATCGCATGGGTATTGTTCCTTGTGGTGAAGGGAATGAACCGCATGAAGAAGAAGGAAGAGGCAAAGCCGGAACCGGAAGCACCGCGCGAGGAGGTCCTGCTGACCGAAATTCGCGATCTTCTGGCAAAGCAGAAAGCCTGA
- a CDS encoding pyridoxal phosphate-dependent aminotransferase, with protein sequence MTLIANLRREAAQSPESGIVAVANHGRGREGLIPLWVGEGDLSTPDFIRAAAQKGISEGETFYTWQAGIPELREALARYHARHFPLPLKPENFYVTGSGMHAIEMALTATVGAGEEAIYLSPAWPNFVGAAGLAGAVPVPVELEFGANGWLLDPEKIAAAITPRTKALFINTPSNPTGWTADRETLQFILDLARKHGLWIIADEIYTHFYYGGGRAPSFMDIMEPDDRIIFVNSFSKNWAMTGWRVGWMTVHPSLGPIIENLIQYSNSGVAQFMQRGAVTALDEGDAFISMQVERARSTRDSLCAALLSTGKVRLTPPQGAFYLFFGVDGVGDSVKAAIDMVDNANVGLAPGSAFGLGGEGFFRLCFCRDPEQVDEAARRLVRWIEKL encoded by the coding sequence ATGACGCTCATAGCCAATCTTCGTCGGGAAGCAGCTCAATCACCCGAAAGCGGGATTGTGGCGGTCGCCAATCACGGACGCGGGCGCGAGGGGCTCATCCCGCTTTGGGTAGGCGAGGGAGATCTTTCGACGCCCGATTTCATCCGCGCCGCGGCCCAAAAAGGTATCTCTGAAGGCGAGACCTTCTATACCTGGCAGGCTGGCATCCCGGAACTGCGGGAGGCGCTGGCTCGCTATCACGCGCGTCATTTCCCGCTGCCCCTGAAACCGGAGAACTTCTATGTCACCGGCTCCGGTATGCACGCCATCGAAATGGCGCTGACAGCAACTGTTGGGGCGGGCGAAGAGGCGATTTATCTTTCCCCGGCCTGGCCAAATTTTGTTGGCGCAGCTGGTCTGGCAGGCGCTGTTCCGGTTCCGGTCGAGCTGGAATTCGGTGCCAATGGCTGGTTGCTCGATCCAGAAAAGATCGCAGCCGCCATCACGCCGCGCACGAAAGCACTCTTCATCAATACGCCATCCAATCCCACCGGCTGGACAGCGGACCGTGAGACATTGCAATTCATTCTCGATCTTGCCCGCAAGCATGGTCTCTGGATCATCGCCGACGAGATTTATACCCATTTCTATTATGGTGGCGGTCGCGCTCCATCCTTCATGGATATTATGGAGCCGGATGATCGCATCATCTTCGTCAACTCGTTCTCCAAGAACTGGGCGATGACGGGCTGGCGTGTCGGCTGGATGACGGTGCACCCGTCACTGGGGCCGATCATTGAAAATCTGATCCAATATTCGAATTCGGGTGTTGCCCAATTCATGCAACGTGGTGCCGTTACGGCTCTCGATGAAGGCGATGCCTTTATTTCGATGCAGGTTGAACGGGCGCGTTCGACGCGCGATAGCCTGTGCGCAGCGCTGTTATCGACCGGCAAAGTTCGCCTGACGCCGCCTCAAGGGGCATTTTATCTTTTCTTCGGCGTGGATGGTGTCGGGGATTCGGTCAAGGCGGCCATCGATATGGTGGACAATGCCAATGTCGGTCTGGCACCTGGCAGCGCTTTTGGCCTCGGCGGCGAAGGTTTTTTCCGTCTCTGTTTCTGCCGCGATCCGGAACAGGTGGACGAAGCCGCACGGCGGCTCGTGCGCTGGATCGAAAAGCTCTGA
- the hemA gene encoding 5-aminolevulinate synthase has translation MDYRRFFEEAIDQLHAEKRYRVFADLERIVGRFPRAIWRNNGTAREITVWCSNDYLGMGHHADVIKAMCDTAGNAGSGSGGTRNISGNNHPLVELETELADLHGKEAGLVFTSGFVSNEASISTIARLLPNCLILSDELNHASMIEGVRRSGAEKKIFRHNDVEHLEQLLKAADPARAKLIVFESVYSMDGDIAPIEKIADLADKYNAMTYIDEVHAVGMYGARGGGITERDGLAHRIDIIEGTLAKAFGALGGYITGSRAIVDAVRSYAPGFIFTTSLPPAVAASATAAIRHLKNSQVERNGQQRQAQRAKDVLSAAGFPVMPSETHIVPILVGDPELCKKASDRLLEVHGIYIQPINYPTVPRGTERLRITPSPLHDDALIDGLKDALLEVWNALGIPYAEPTVSQPASSERIIPLMVSKAGG, from the coding sequence ATGGACTATCGCCGTTTTTTCGAAGAAGCGATCGACCAGTTGCACGCCGAGAAGCGTTACCGCGTTTTTGCCGATCTTGAACGTATTGTCGGACGTTTCCCCCGAGCTATCTGGCGCAACAATGGCACTGCCCGTGAAATCACCGTCTGGTGTTCCAATGATTATCTTGGCATGGGACACCACGCCGACGTAATCAAGGCAATGTGCGATACAGCTGGCAATGCTGGCTCAGGTTCCGGCGGCACGCGCAATATTTCCGGCAACAATCATCCGCTGGTCGAACTCGAAACCGAACTCGCCGATTTGCATGGCAAGGAAGCCGGCCTCGTTTTCACGTCGGGCTTCGTTTCCAATGAAGCTTCGATTTCCACGATTGCACGGCTGCTGCCGAACTGCCTCATCCTCTCCGACGAACTGAACCATGCCTCGATGATCGAAGGCGTGCGTCGTTCAGGCGCGGAAAAGAAGATTTTCCGTCACAATGACGTCGAGCATCTGGAACAGCTTTTGAAGGCCGCCGATCCGGCGCGCGCCAAGCTGATCGTGTTCGAATCCGTCTATTCGATGGATGGCGATATCGCGCCGATCGAGAAGATCGCCGACCTCGCCGACAAATATAATGCCATGACCTATATCGACGAAGTTCATGCTGTTGGCATGTACGGCGCGCGCGGCGGCGGCATTACCGAACGCGACGGTCTGGCACATCGCATCGATATTATCGAGGGCACGCTTGCCAAGGCTTTTGGCGCTCTCGGCGGTTATATTACCGGTTCGCGCGCGATTGTTGACGCCGTACGCTCCTATGCACCGGGCTTCATCTTTACGACCTCTTTGCCACCAGCAGTTGCCGCATCTGCGACGGCCGCCATCCGGCATTTGAAGAATTCGCAGGTGGAGCGTAACGGTCAGCAACGTCAGGCGCAGCGCGCAAAGGACGTGCTTTCGGCCGCAGGTTTCCCCGTGATGCCGTCCGAAACGCATATCGTGCCTATTCTGGTCGGCGATCCTGAACTTTGCAAGAAAGCCAGCGACCGTTTGCTGGAAGTGCACGGCATCTATATCCAGCCGATCAACTATCCGACCGTGCCACGCGGAACCGAAAGACTGCGTATCACGCCGTCGCCTCTGCATGACGACGCCCTGATCGACGGCCTCAAGGATGCCTTGCTGGAAGTCTGGAATGCACTCGGCATTCCTTATGCAGAGCCCACTGTTTCGCAGCCAGCCAGTTCCGAGCGGATCATTCCGCTGATGGTCTCCAAGGCTGGCGGCTGA